The following is a genomic window from Elusimicrobiota bacterium.
TCCTGATCACCCGCTGTCCCAGAGCTCTGGTTTTCACAAAACCAAAAACCGTTGATCCGGACCCCGACATCATCACAATGGTGCATCCCAAAGATTTCAAAATATCTTTTGCTCGAGCGATTTCTGGATATTTTTCAAAGATGACAGGTTCAAACGAATTGAAATATTTCTCCGCTGAAACCGGTTTGGGCCTCGATTTCTTTTTCCTGTACTCATCCAACAACCGATAGGCCTCGGGGGTCGAAACATGCACTTTTGGATAAACCAGAACAAGCCATCGGCGGCGCGGAGTTTTGACGGACTTGAGTTTTTCACCAATTCCACCTGCCCAGGCCGTTCCGCCTTTTAGAAAAAAGGGCACGTCCGCCCCCAATTGGCGGGCCAATGAGACCAAAACCTGGGGAATCCGCTTCGGTTTTTTGTGCGGGCTCTTGGATTTCCATAAAAGCCACCCCCCCCACAAAGCCGCCGCCGCATCCGAGGACCCCCCACCCAGCCCAGCGCCCATGGGAATCCGTTTTTTTAAATGAACCCGCATCCCTTGAGTGGTTCCTAATTTTTTTCGCAACGCCTCCAGCGCGCGAACCACCAAATTATCGCTGTTGGTAGGCAGGCCTTTGGGTTCAACTGATAAAAGAATCTCCTGCGGCATCACGGAAACTTCCAAAGTATCATGAAGAGAAATTTCCTGAAACAATGTTTTCAAGGAATGAAACCCATCCTGGCGACGGGAACCCACATCGAGGTGTAGATTAATTTTGGCGCGGGCGCGGAGGATCACGACTAAGGATCTAATTCCGAATCCTGCAGCGTGACCACCGGGTCTAAAAACTCAATCTTTATTTTGAAGGAGGGTTCGTTAATACGCCACTCCACCGATTGAATCATGTGCCGCGGAATAAACGGATCATATTTTCCCAGATCGATGTATTCCACTGTTTCACCATTGTCCCATGAAAACTCAAGAAGGCGCCCTGTTTTTAAATCAAACCAAAACTTCGCCTGAGAAGCTGTCACTTCTAACTTCTTCGATTTTTCAACTGCGCTTAAGATTGATCCGCTTCCCTTATGAACACGGAAAACCTCCGCTGAAATAAGCGATTCAAAACGGTCAAACGCGCTCGTGACATAGAATTCAACGGTTTGGAATTGCGGATGCAAGGCCCCATATTGAGCGGGCATTCCGGATTTTTTTATCAACTGCATCACCGGCCCTGAGAGCGGACCCGGGATTTCAACCTTGAGCCGGTCATTTTTGACATATTCAAATTGGGCGGGAGAACGAACGCACGGAGATTTTTCACACACGCTCACGCGAATCAGCCCCTTAATGGATTGCATGTCTTCAAAATAAGTGAACACCCGTTTCATGTACAGATCGGCTTTTTCTGAAGAAGACAATTGGCTTAACCCCTTTTTTATTTTGGAGCGTAAATGGGGAAATTTGGGATTAATCCGTATGGCCTGCTCCCAAGCTTGGACGGCTTCAGCTTTTTGATTTAAAGAGAACAAGACATCGCCATAATGATCAAAAATAGTGGCATCGCGCACGCGACTTGCCGCTTCCGTTAGAAAATCTTTGGCTTTCTCATATTTCCCTTGCCGATAATAAACCCACCCCATGGAGTCCAAATAGGCCGGATTGTCCGGCTCAAGCGCCATGGCGTCCATCACCAACTGTTCGGCCTCATCCAAATTCATATTCTTATCAGCGAAACTGTAACCCAAATAATTGAGGGCCATATCGAAATCAGGCTTTAAACGGATGGCGGCGCGCATTTCTTCAACGGCTTTTGGAAATCGCCCGGAACGATCATAGAGAGCTCCCAATCTAAAATGAGCGTCCGGATCATTGGGATCCAATTCAATCACGCGCCTTAAGGTCTGTTCCGCCTGTTGGGTTTGATTGTCCTGTTCATAAGCGGCCGCCAGATAATTCAAGAAATCGGTATTGGATGGATCCATGGCCGAGAGGCGTTTAAGAGTTTTTACCGCTTCTTTCTTCTGCCCGGATTGAGAATAATAATAGGAGAGACGCAAAAGCACCCCCGGCTCTTGGCCACTTTCTGGAACATTGTTGAGATGACGAATGGCTTCTGCCCAGTCCCCCCGGTTTTCAGCCAAAAGGGCCAGCCAAAAATTGGCGCCTGGACTGGTGGGGGCAATCGCCTGTGCTTTGGAAAAAGCCTCGGTCGCTTTGGCCATATCATCACTTCGGTACCTTAATTCGCCCACCCGCAATAGGAGCGGCAAATTGGTCGGATCCTGACTCAAGACGCCTTCATAGTGCGAGATGGCCGTGGCGGTATCAAAATTGATTTCTGCGATTTGAGCGAGCGCCAAATGAGCTCTCACCGAATTGGGGACATGGGACAAAACCTCCGTCCAAGTGTTTTTGGCTTTGTCGAGTTCATTGGTGGCCTGATAAATCTGCGCCAATCTCTCTTGAATTTCTGTTGAATTGGGATGTCGCTCTAAAAATGACTTGTAAAGTTTGATGGCTTCTTGAGGGTCCCGCGGCGTCAGCGCGCCTGCCAAGCTGATAAGAGCTTCCGCTTCATCTGGGTCAAGGGAAACCGCTTTTTTAAGCCGTTCAATGGCTTTATCGGAATCACCCAAAGTCCAATGAACCTGCCCCGAAATAATCAGGGACCGAACATCTTTGGAGTCCAATTCAAGGGCGCGTTCTATTTGGTCGCGGGCTTTGGTCGCTTGCCCCAAACGAAACGACAACTCCGCGGCGGTCCGATGCAAATAAGCGCTCTCAGGGGCCAACGCAAGCGCGTTTTCTATCTCCTCTTGGGCCGCCATAAAATTACCTTGGCTCTCAAGCAACATGGCTTTCAAATAGGCTTGGTACGCATTCCCTGATTGCCCTGTTTGAGCCGCGTTGAGCAAGGAAAATGCGGGTCCAATCCATAGGAGAGCCGCAAGGACCTGCCCATAAATAAAGCTTTTATTCATATTCATTAAATCGCTCTCCTCATGACGAAGGCGGCTTCTCCCCTGGGATAGGATTTTTCACGTCGCTGCAAGATTTCAAAACCCAATTTTTTATACAGGTTGATGGCCGGAAGATTCTGGATGTCCACATCCAACAACAAAACTCGCGCCCCCTGTGACCCAGCCCACATCATAACTTTTTGGAGAATTTTCTCTCCCCAGCCCCGGCGCCGCGTTTCACTTGCCACCATAAAATTAGATAGATAGGCCTCTTCCCCCACCACCCGAACAACCGCGAAACCAATCACCTGTCCATCGTTTTCAAAAACCAAGGTGTCCTTTGGGAAAACGCGCTCACTCCAAGGATAGGGACGCTCCTGCGCTTCCCATGCGGAAAAGAGAGAGGCCTCTCCCGCCTGAAGAAATCTCAGCGTGATCGCTTCGATCGTTCGGCCCACGACGGTTGTAAATACTGCGGAACCACATTCTCAAAATGGAATTTTTTGGACGATGGCTTTTTTAAATATTTTTCAATGGCCAATTCAGCGATCACTTGGGAGGAAGCCGGCTCCGTGGTAATGACGTGATCTGGAAATCGTCGAAGAATATTCCTCATGTCTGCCTCCGACCTCCAACAAGGCGCAACGACCACTCGCCCATTTTTATACACCGCGAAATACACCTCTCCCGCCGTCGCCGGAAACCAAGGCACAAGAACTTTTGATGAATGTTGAAGATCGTACTTAAAGACACTTTGGACAACACCCTCATCTTGGCCAATAGGTTTCCGGGGCGACGATGAGTAATTCTTTTGACTTAACTTTTCGGCAACCGCCCTTGCCATCGCTTCCAAACTTGATATTCCAACCAAAGGCACTTTCAGTCCCTGGGCCAAGGTTCGGGCCACCGCCAAACCCACCCGGACACCGGTGAAACTTCCGGGGCCCACATCGACCCCGATCAATCGAATGTTTGTTCGCTTCCAGGGGCCCTCTGACAGCATTTTCTCAAGCGTGGGAATGAGGAGTTCTGATTGTCGGTCGCAGGAAGTGGATAAAAATGAAGACAGCAACCGATTCTCCCCGGTTTCTTTGAATTCGAGCAAACTCAATCCCAATTGCCTTGACGTGGACTCAATCGACAAACAAATGTTCAAAATGTTCTCCGCGTGGCTTAAAAATAATTTTTCTTTTTTTTGATCCCGCCTCAATACGAAATGAAATATCCAATCGCTCTTTGGGCCACAATTTTTTGGCTCTTTCAGGCCATTCGATTAGCACCAATCCTTGGGGAATTTCACCGCTTCCGGTTAAATATTCTTGAAGACCCAGGGCCAATATTTCTTTCACTTGAAGCCGGTAGAAATCCAAATGATGAATGGGGAACTTTCCTTTCAAAGACTGCGCCATCACGAACGTGGGGCTGAGGGTTGCTTCGCGAACCCCAAGCGCCCTTGTTAAACCTTGCACGAAGGTGGTTTTTCCAGCCCCTAAATTTCCAGAAAGCAAAACCACATCTCCCAAAGAAAGCCGTTTGGCCAATTGGGCGCCCAAGGCCATGGTTTCCGACGCGCTTTGACTTATGAACTCTCGTTTCATCAACATCATGAAAAATGTTGGAAGGACGCGTGCGGCTTGATGGGGTTTCCCAACCAGGTATAGACGATCCCCTTCTTTTGAGATGTCACAAACCCCACCACCGAAAAAGAGAGTTTCTTGCGTAAACGCGGCAAAGCAGCGGGATGCAGCGTAAAAAAAAGTGAATAATCCTCTCCGCCGGAAAGCAAAGAAGGGTCCACCTTCATCCAACGTTTATAGGCCAAGGACACGGGAATCTTTTCAATTTGAAGGCGAGCGCCAACTCGGGAGGCTTGGGCCCAGATGTCGACAGTATCTTTGAGCGCGTCGGACAAATCCATGGCACTCGTCACGCCGCGTTCATTGGAGAGATATCGGCCAATCTCAAAAAGAGGGTCCACTTTGAAAAACCGTTTGATGAAATAAGCGCGATCCACTCTCGACGGAATTCGAATTTTATTTTCGAGCAATCGAAGGCCCACGGTGGCGTCTCCCACAGATCCCGCGATACAAATTAAATCTCCCACCCGAGCCCCGTGTCGTTTGAGGAGACGGCGCCCCTGAGAGTCCCCTCCCACCGCAGCAACCAATGTGAGTTGTTGAGCCCGAACTGTGTCGCCGCCGGCCAATGTGCATTGATATTTCCGTGCCGCCTCACGAATGCCCCGTTGAAGTTCAGAGAGGAATGGAATGGGCGTGGAGGCCGGGGCTCCCAGAAAAATCATGGCCCAACGGTGATGGGTGAACCCCATCGCGGCCAAATCGGAGAGAGAACTGCCCATGAGTTTCCAACCCAAACCCCGTCCCAATGAAAAATCAGTCCAAGCCTGGAGACGAGGGGTCCAGTTTAATTTGAAATGGGTCCCTTCGGTTAAACCATCAATGGAAAGAACCGATTGTCCCGCATTGTTCAAAACAACCGCGTCGTCTCCTGGAGGCACTCGCATGGACCGGGGGAACAGGGGAGGAAGAGAAAGAATCTTTTTGATAAGTCCCCACTCTCCAACCGCCCCCAGCCTCTGAGAGGAATTATTCTTTGGAACCGGGTTGCGCATCCGAGGCGCGGAAGGAAGATATTCCCGCCACCAAAGCAATCAATCCACCCACAAGAACAGAAATGGGTCCCAATCCGCGAATGAGAGTTAAAAAATCCTGAAACCAATAGAGCAATCCCCATCCACCCAGAAAAATAAAAACACAACCAATCACAACTGCTGTCATAAATCCCTCCACACTTTTTCAAAAGCCTTTGGTATCGATGAAATTAAATCCGACGCCAGCAAACTTCTCTCCGATTTTTTCTTTAAAGCCAAGTCACCTGCCAATCCATGAAGGTAAACTCCCATGGCGGCGGCCTTTTCAGCCGTTAAATCCCCAGGAGCCCAAAGCGCCGCCAACATTCCAGTCAACACGTCCCCCATCCCTCCCGAAGCCATGCCGGGGTTTCCCGTTGTATTTTTCCAAACCAACCGCCCGTCCGTCACAAGAGTTCCCGGCCCTTTCAACACACAGATCCCGCCAAATTTTTTGGCCGCTTCACGAGCAAAATATTCGCGGCGTGCCTTGACCTGGGCCGAAGTCACCTTCATCAGTCGCGCCATTTCCCCTTCATGAGGAGTCATAATCAATCGGGCTCGGATTTGGCTTCTTTTCATCATTAATAACGCTCGGAATCCATCGGCATCCACAACCACCGATATTGAAGGACTTCCCAAAATTCGCTTGACCAATCTTCTAACAGCGGCGGATTCTCCCAACCCCGGCCCCAGGGCCACCACTTGAGGCCTCCAATGGAGAATTGTCTTTTTGAGCACAGTCCAAGCCGAAGACGCCATCCGTCCTTGCGCGTCTTCCGGCAATCCCAGGGTTGTGATTTCAAGAGGGGCTCGCCCAACAGCGACCCGTTGTTGACTTTTGACGGTGGCCAACTTGACCAGTCCCGCGCCTGACCTCATCGCGGCCGTGGCGCAAAGAACCGCGGCCCCCACCATTCCTTTCGACCCGGCCACCACCAACACTCGCCCACTGGTTCCTTTGTGGGCGTCTTTGGCGCGACGCTTCAACCATCGGCGGGCAATTGCCCGTGTTATTAAAGAGGTCACTTGTTTTGGAACAAGGCCACGGCAACGACCGTCGAGCGTGTGTGAGAAAGGGAAAGAGAAATTTTCTTTTCAAGTTTGGACAACTTTTTAGGCAGGCGGGCCCGCGGCTTCCCAGAAGTGTCATTTTCCACACCGATATCCCGGTGCCCCAAGACCACCTTCATTTTTATCAACTGATCGCTCAAGGCTTTCCACACCGCTTCTTTGGCGGCGAAACGAACCGCATAATGCTCCAGCTTATTTTTCTTGGACCGGCAGTAGGCCCGCTCCTGAGGGGTGTAAACTCTCTCCATAAACCGGGAGTTTCGAATCAGAGTTTTAAACCTTTGCACCTCTTCAATATCCACTCCCAAAGACGACATGGCCACCTCAGCGCGCCGCTTTCTCCACCGCCATATCTGCGTCCACCATAATATGGATCAACTGCTCAAAAGAGGTCTTTGATTCCCATCCCAATATCTTCTTCGCTTTGGAGGGGTCTCCCAACAACAAGTTCACTTCGGCGGGCCGAATAAACTGCGGGT
Proteins encoded in this region:
- the ispE gene encoding 4-diphosphocytidyl-2-C-methyl-D-erythritol kinase, producing the protein MILRARAKINLHLDVGSRRQDGFHSLKTLFQEISLHDTLEVSVMPQEILLSVEPKGLPTNSDNLVVRALEALRKKLGTTQGMRVHLKKRIPMGAGLGGGSSDAAAALWGGWLLWKSKSPHKKPKRIPQVLVSLARQLGADVPFFLKGGTAWAGGIGEKLKSVKTPRRRWLVLVYPKVHVSTPEAYRLLDEYRKKKSRPKPVSAEKYFNSFEPVIFEKYPEIARAKDILKSLGCTIVMMSGSGSTVFGFVKTRALGQRVIRKLSRRRWDCFLCHT
- the lapB gene encoding Lipopolysaccharide assembly protein B; the protein is MNMNKSFIYGQVLAALLWIGPAFSLLNAAQTGQSGNAYQAYLKAMLLESQGNFMAAQEEIENALALAPESAYLHRTAAELSFRLGQATKARDQIERALELDSKDVRSLIISGQVHWTLGDSDKAIERLKKAVSLDPDEAEALISLAGALTPRDPQEAIKLYKSFLERHPNSTEIQERLAQIYQATNELDKAKNTWTEVLSHVPNSVRAHLALAQIAEINFDTATAISHYEGVLSQDPTNLPLLLRVGELRYRSDDMAKATEAFSKAQAIAPTSPGANFWLALLAENRGDWAEAIRHLNNVPESGQEPGVLLRLSYYYSQSGQKKEAVKTLKRLSAMDPSNTDFLNYLAAAYEQDNQTQQAEQTLRRVIELDPNDPDAHFRLGALYDRSGRFPKAVEEMRAAIRLKPDFDMALNYLGYSFADKNMNLDEAEQLVMDAMALEPDNPAYLDSMGWVYYRQGKYEKAKDFLTEAASRVRDATIFDHYGDVLFSLNQKAEAVQAWEQAIRINPKFPHLRSKIKKGLSQLSSSEKADLYMKRVFTYFEDMQSIKGLIRVSVCEKSPCVRSPAQFEYVKNDRLKVEIPGPLSGPVMQLIKKSGMPAQYGALHPQFQTVEFYVTSAFDRFESLISAEVFRVHKGSGSILSAVEKSKKLEVTASQAKFWFDLKTGRLLEFSWDNGETVEYIDLGKYDPFIPRHMIQSVEWRINEPSFKIKIEFLDPVVTLQDSELDP
- the tsaE gene encoding tRNA threonylcarbamoyladenosine biosynthesis protein TsaE translates to MALGAQLAKRLSLGDVVLLSGNLGAGKTTFVQGLTRALGVREATLSPTFVMAQSLKGKFPIHHLDFYRLQVKEILALGLQEYLTGSGEIPQGLVLIEWPERAKKLWPKERLDISFRIEAGSKKRKIIFKPRGEHFEHLFVD
- the thiL gene encoding Thiamine-monophosphate kinase produces the protein MRNPVPKNNSSQRLGAVGEWGLIKKILSLPPLFPRSMRVPPGDDAVVLNNAGQSVLSIDGLTEGTHFKLNWTPRLQAWTDFSLGRGLGWKLMGSSLSDLAAMGFTHHRWAMIFLGAPASTPIPFLSELQRGIREAARKYQCTLAGGDTVRAQQLTLVAAVGGDSQGRRLLKRHGARVGDLICIAGSVGDATVGLRLLENKIRIPSRVDRAYFIKRFFKVDPLFEIGRYLSNERGVTSAMDLSDALKDTVDIWAQASRVGARLQIEKIPVSLAYKRWMKVDPSLLSGGEDYSLFFTLHPAALPRLRKKLSFSVVGFVTSQKKGIVYTWLGNPIKPHASFQHFS
- the nnr_2 gene encoding Bifunctional NAD(P)H-hydrate repair enzyme Nnr, coding for MTSLITRAIARRWLKRRAKDAHKGTSGRVLVVAGSKGMVGAAVLCATAAMRSGAGLVKLATVKSQQRVAVGRAPLEITTLGLPEDAQGRMASSAWTVLKKTILHWRPQVVALGPGLGESAAVRRLVKRILGSPSISVVVDADGFRALLMMKRSQIRARLIMTPHEGEMARLMKVTSAQVKARREYFAREAAKKFGGICVLKGPGTLVTDGRLVWKNTTGNPGMASGGMGDVLTGMLAALWAPGDLTAEKAAAMGVYLHGLAGDLALKKKSERSLLASDLISSIPKAFEKVWRDL
- the acpS gene encoding Holo-[acyl-carrier-protein] synthase, which encodes MSSLGVDIEEVQRFKTLIRNSRFMERVYTPQERAYCRSKKNKLEHYAVRFAAKEAVWKALSDQLIKMKVVLGHRDIGVENDTSGKPRARLPKKLSKLEKKISLSLSHTRSTVVAVALFQNK